CGCTTGTAAATTTGCACAACCTGAATCTATGTCCATTCCTGAATCAAGCTCGAAGACTGGTTGCGTGCATTTTctaaatgatgaagagcTTGGATTAGTTATCGGCGTTACAGTTTGCCCATGAAGCATATAAGGGCTTTCCATGTTTAAAGATGAGGTTGGAGAGTCTTGTGTGATAGGAGATAATTCCTTTTTAGAGATTTGTGTTGTACTTAGTCTTGCTGATTCaaaattccaaaattcCTTCCCTCTTACAGTGTTGCTGTTTTTGTACAGTCGATTTTGAAGAGGATATTTGGGCACCTTTGTATATCTCTCttgaccttttttttttttgatcagTTCAACATCGctcttcaaatttgttACTGTAATGTTTTTAATAAATtcaaatgacaataaatCGTACGCAGATGGCCGATCAGCAGGTGTTTTAACAAGACACCCAGCTACGAACTCTTTCGCTGCTTCAGAAAAAGGGCCTTGTAGCTTTGGAGGCTTTCTCTTTGGTAGGTTAGTCATAACCTTCATAGGATCGTACTTAGATAATGGAGGTAATCCTTTCAGTAATTCATAAGTAGTAATACCCAGAGACCATATATCCGCTTTCTCATTATACCCATCAACTTCGCAGCAAACAACCTCTGGTGCCATCCAATAAGGTGTTCCCACAAATGTGtctcttttgaaagtggAACGAATGTGGCCACTTACTCCAAAATCACCCAACTTAACCATACCTTCCTCATTCAGTAATATATTAGCTGCTTTGATATCACGATGGATCTTCCTTTGTTC
The Saccharomyces mikatae IFO 1815 strain IFO1815 genome assembly, chromosome: 4 genome window above contains:
- the SPS1 gene encoding putative serine/threonine protein kinase SPS1 (similar to Saccharomyces cerevisiae SPS1 (YDR523C); ancestral locus Anc_1.24) codes for the protein MENKEISIRSRTPPSKLYSIQSCIGRGNFGDVYKAMDRVTQEIVAIKVVNLEHSDEDIELLAQEIFFLAELKSPLITNYITTMLEDVSMWIVMEYCGGGSCSDLLKRSYVNGLPEEKVSFIIHQVTLGLKYLHEQRKIHRDIKAANILLNEEGMVKLGDFGVSGHIRSTFKRDTFVGTPYWMAPEVVCCEVDGYNEKADIWSLGITTYELLKGLPPLSKYDPMKVMTNLPKRKPPKLQGPFSEAAKEFVAGCLVKTPADRPSAYDLLSFEFIKNITVTNLKSDVELIKKKKGQERYTKVPKYPLQNRLYKNSNTVRGKEFWNFESARLSTTQISKKELSPITQDSPTSSLNMESPYMLHGQTVTPITNPSSSSFRKCTQPVFELDSGMDIDSGCANLQAEIEMATPSNYNKKYKKNDIQALKIEKFDYLKNIVSHILNRMYERARDDETRKYVNEMLKQFIKTEASVPGFNEVFIEEISLRIEAIKKGFV